Proteins found in one Aethina tumida isolate Nest 87 chromosome 1, icAetTumi1.1, whole genome shotgun sequence genomic segment:
- the LOC109595922 gene encoding 15-hydroxyprostaglandin dehydrogenase [NAD(+)], translating into MSLSQSCFRTLSKFPLKGSPSSLIALSFRSIQNYLDQGGKRNYANDTCQPPVAKCKVAIVTGGAGGIGLAIVKHLVKNGAQAVVMADVNEEMATCNMEAINKEAGCEKVLFQKCDASKRSDLEQVFECTKDKFHKIDIVVNNAGILADSIWDKTICINAYGLVMGTLLGFEYMGMHNCSGNGGTVINVASILGFSPCHGSPVYTATKHFVVGFTRSIGDKWFYNKTGVKIMALCPGVTESDMTEEKNMIERGGYTDIGEAGKELANALNALPKQPADECGKHVIHMLQHGCSADLWISENFECYRVIYPEFRNWKDSKNALSTKSDGCAKPPAAKCGPPKKAADKCGDAAKKPDCGPKKEAKCKKPKKSKKKKC; encoded by the exons ATGTCGTTATCACAGTCCTGCTTTAGAACTCTCTCAAAATTCCCATTAAAAGGATCACCTTCGTCACTCATTGCGCTAAG ctTTCGATCCATTCAAAATTACTTAGATCAGGGGGGAAAACGGAACTACGCGAACGATACCTGCCAGCCCCCGGTAGCGAAATGCAAAGTAGCTATTGTTACTGGAGGTGCCGGCGGTATTGGTTTGGCAATCGTCAAACATCTTGTCAAAAATGGGGCCCAG GCGGTCGTCATGGCGGACGTTAATGAAGAAATGGCCACGTGCAATATGGAGGCCATCAACAAAGAAGCTGGTTGCGAAAAGGTTCTCTTTCAGAAATGCGACGCATCCAAGAGAAGCGACTTAGAAC AGGTATTCGAATGCACTAAGGACAAATTCCATAAAATTGACATAGTTGTCAATAATGCCGGAATTCTGGCAGACTCCATTTGGGACAAGACGATTTGTATTAACGCC TATGGTCTTGTAATGGGAACTCTCTTAGGCTTCGAGTACATGGGCATGCACAACTGCAGCGGCAATGGGGGCACAGTTATCAACGTCGCTTCCATCCTAGGTTTCTCCCCATGCCACGGCAGTCCTGTTTACACGGCGACCAAACATTTCGTAGTAGGTTTCACTAGGTCAATTGGGGACAAATGGTTCTACAATAAAACGGGTGTCAAGATCATGGCCTTGTGTCCAGGAGTCACTG AATCCGACATGACCGAAGAAAAGAACATGATCGAAAGAGGTGGTTATACGGACATCGGAGAAGCCGGAAAAGAACTGGCGAACGCGCTGAACGCCCTGCCGAAGCAACC AGCCGACGAGTGTGGCAAACACGTGATCCATATGCTACAACACGGATGTTCAGCTGATCTTTGGATATCCGAGAACTTCGAATGCTACAGGGTTATCTATCCGGAGTTCCGCAATTGGAAAGACTCCAAAAACGCCTTGAGCACCAAGTCAGACGGCTGCGCGAAACCTCCAGCAGCAAAATGTGGACCACCCAAGAAGGCGGCTGACAAGTGTGGAGATGCGGCCAAGAAACCTGACTGCGGCCCCAAGAAGGAGGCCAAGTGCAAAAAACCAAAGAAGTCCAAGAAGAAGAagtgttaa
- the LOC109595925 gene encoding uncharacterized protein LOC109595925, whose protein sequence is MKFHVGGNSIPRIFNGVINLKHRTTNPRVQYNDPSILFNSMKDKVALVNEGTYGLGLKCARELLQCGVKGLMISGADEKQGRFVINELCREHGKEKLAFIRMDSSKDVIVKHVYSETIKYFRGLDIVFNYLHHMKHTSWEEQVEHNVMGLIRITKCGLQQMNLNKCGGVIINAIVTKENDEQCPLYLGIKHFVITFSKALSAVSYDDTSVKIMTVCFDEEEVCDESNHESTQSQGHNINSIVNKGKNGSIWCCSV, encoded by the exons ATGAAATTTCACGTGGGCGGCAATTCAATTCCAAGGATTTTTAATGgggtgataaatttaaaacatagaaCTACGAATCCAAg ggTTCAGTACAATGATCCATCCATTCTGTTTAATAGTATGAAGGACAAAGTAGCTCTCGTTAACGAAGGCACGTATGGTTTAGGTCTTAAATGTGCTAGGGAACTACTTCAGTGTGGTGTTAAG GGACTAATGATTTCAGGTGCCGACGAGAAGCAAGGGAGATTTGTCATCAATGAGCTCTGCAGGGAACACGGCAAAGAAAAGTTAGCATTCATAAGGATGGACTCATCAAAGGATGTCATAGTTAaac ATGTTTACTCCGAAACAATAAAGTACTTTCGTGGCCTCGacattgttttcaattatttacatcACATGAAGCACACCAGTTGGGAGGAGCAAGTGGAGCATAACGTT ATGGGCCTTATTAGAATCACCAAGTGTGGGCTACAACAAATgaatcttaataaatgtggAGGAGTTATCATCAATGCCATTGTCACGAAAGAAAACGATGAACAATGTCCTTTATATTTGGGCATCAAGCATTTTGTAATCACATTCAGTAAGGCCCTCAGTGCTGTCTCATATGATGATACATCCGTTAAAATTATGACGGTCTGTTTTGATGAAGAAGAAGTGTGTGATGAATCAAATCATGA GTCCACTCAAAGTCAGGGTCATAACATAAATTCAATAGTTAACAAAGGTAAAAATGGGTCAATTTGGTGTTGTTCCGTTTGA